Proteins from a genomic interval of Geotrypetes seraphini chromosome 7, aGeoSer1.1, whole genome shotgun sequence:
- the TRMT5 gene encoding tRNA (guanine(37)-N1)-methyltransferase isoform X4: MVFRRDKFTTMSEVMEDKGDYELYSPNPEVRGMTTLDRAAFRKVISVPVLQVKKEKVNIGMFLKSLKHRLIKRPGLKRVLQDQSDEGSILVLLDPWQILSGNSFDESDRTVLKQFEVSPHVLQHDLELTYENYNTEEILSAVLPEGQAVTTAFSRVGHICHINLRDHQLPFKTLIGQVIIDKNRGITSVVNKINIIDSAYRNFQMEVLAGENNMVAKVKENNIRYEFDFSKVYWNSRLSTEHERIVGLLKPSDILFDVFAGVGPFAIPAAKKKCTVFANDLNPESYKWLLHNCKLNKVDKKIQIFNMDGREFLMGTVKEELTKHLAHSSNEEEKALHIVMNLPAMAVEFLDALKQLLTEAPGSSAILPTVHCYSFSKTDNPAADVRHRVEAVLGASLEGHCSVHWVRNVAPYKELMCLSFQVPANVLYRNYATSQEHSDEPLPKRPRTLEEFSAEKN, encoded by the exons ATGGTTTTTCGTAGAGACAAGTTCACAACCATGTCAGAAGTAATGGAGGATAAAGGTGACTATGAGCTGTATTCACCAAATCCTGAAGTCCGTGGAATGACTACACTTGACAGGGCTGCATTCAGAAAAGTTATTTCTGTTCCAGTGCTCCAAGTGAAAAAGGAAAAAGTAAATATTGGTATGTTTTTAAAATCTCTAAAACATCGATTGATAAAACGACCAGGCCTGAAACGTGTGCTTCAGGATCAGTCGGATGAAGGCAGTATTCTGGTTCTGTTGGATCCTTGGCAAATATTATCTGGAAACTCATTTGATGAATCAGATCGTACTGTGTTAAAGCAGTTTGAAGTTAGCCCACATGTTTTGCAGCATGATTTAGAGTTAACGTATGAGAATTACAATACTGAGGAAATCTTAAGCGCAGTTTTACCAGAAGGCCAAGCTGTGACCACCGCATTCAGCAGAGTTGGACATATTTGCCATATTAACCTTAGAGACCATCAGCTACCATTCAAAACACTGATTG GTCAAGTTATAATTGATAAGAACCGTGGCATCACGTCAGTTGTGAATAAAATCAACATAATTGATAGTGCATACAGAAACTTTCAGATGGAAGTGCTTGCAGGAGAGAACAATATGGTTGCAAAG GTTAAAGAAAACAACATCAGATATGAGTTTGATTTTTCCAAAGTATACTGGAATTCTCGTCTTAGCACAGAACATGAACGAATTGTTGGACTGCTAAAGCCAAGTGACATTCTGTTTGATGTCTTTGCCGGGGTTGGGCCTTTTGCCATACCTGCtgctaaaaaaaaatgcacagtGTTTGCCAATGACCTTAATCCAGAGTCTTACAAATGGCTGTTGCACAATTGCAAATTAAATAAAGTAGACAAGAAAATTCAGATATTCAACATGGATGGTAGGGAATTTCTGATGGGAACAGTGAAAGAAGAGTTAACCAAGCACCTGGCACATTCGTCTAATGAGGAAGAAAAGGCCCTGCATATTGTCATGAATTTACCTGCCATGGCTGTTGAATTTCTGGATGCTTTGAAACAACTTTTGACTGAAGCCCCTGGCAGCAGTGCCATCCTTCCTACTGTGCACTGTTACAGCTTTTCCAAAACCGACAATCCTGCAGCAGATGTGAGGCACAGGGTAGAAGCTGTCCTAGGAGCCTCTTTAGAAGGACATTGCTCTGTTCACTGGGTGAGGAACGTTGCACCGTATAAAGAACTGATGTGTCTTAGCTTTCAGGTCCCAGCCAATGTGCTGTATAGGAATTATGCAACAAGTCAAG AGCATTCTGATGAACCACTACCGAAACGTCCTCGAACACTTGAAGAGTTTTCTGCAGAGAAAAACTGA
- the TRMT5 gene encoding tRNA (guanine(37)-N1)-methyltransferase isoform X3, giving the protein MRLYSLGRLQLRHVYGSCVNLLKAQNYRRTISNAAFPLLEAEGTHNFCKLSRHFMVFRRDKFTTMSEVMEDKGDYELYSPNPEVRGMTTLDRAAFRKVISVPVLQVKKEKVNIGMFLKSLKHRLIKRPGLKRVLQDQSDEGSILVLLDPWQILSGNSFDESDRTVLKQFEVSPHVLQHDLELTYENYNTEEILSAVLPEGQAVTTAFSRVGHICHINLRDHQLPFKTLIGQVIIDKNRGITSVVNKINIIDSAYRNFQMEVLAGENNMVAKVKENNIRYEFDFSKVYWNSRLSTEHERIVGLLKPSDILFDVFAGVGPFAIPAAKKKCTVFANDLNPESYKWLLHNCKLNKVDKKIQIFNMDGREFLMGTVKEELTKHLAHSSNEEEKALHIVMNLPAMAVEFLDALKQLLTEAPGSSAILPTVHCYSFSKTDNPAADVRHRVEAVLGASLEGHCSVHWVRNVAPYKELMCLSFQVPANVLYRNYATSQEHSDEPLPKRPRTLEEFSAEKN; this is encoded by the exons ATGCGTCTTTATTCCTTGGGAAG GTTACAGCTGCGGCATGTCTATGGATCCTGTGTTAATTTGTTGAAGGCTCAGAATTATAGAAGAACTATATCAAACGCCGCATTTCCTCTCCTTGAAGCAGAAGGGACACATAATTTCTGCAAGCTGTCTAGACATTTTATGGTTTTTCGTAGAGACAAGTTCACAACCATGTCAGAAGTAATGGAGGATAAAGGTGACTATGAGCTGTATTCACCAAATCCTGAAGTCCGTGGAATGACTACACTTGACAGGGCTGCATTCAGAAAAGTTATTTCTGTTCCAGTGCTCCAAGTGAAAAAGGAAAAAGTAAATATTGGTATGTTTTTAAAATCTCTAAAACATCGATTGATAAAACGACCAGGCCTGAAACGTGTGCTTCAGGATCAGTCGGATGAAGGCAGTATTCTGGTTCTGTTGGATCCTTGGCAAATATTATCTGGAAACTCATTTGATGAATCAGATCGTACTGTGTTAAAGCAGTTTGAAGTTAGCCCACATGTTTTGCAGCATGATTTAGAGTTAACGTATGAGAATTACAATACTGAGGAAATCTTAAGCGCAGTTTTACCAGAAGGCCAAGCTGTGACCACCGCATTCAGCAGAGTTGGACATATTTGCCATATTAACCTTAGAGACCATCAGCTACCATTCAAAACACTGATTG GTCAAGTTATAATTGATAAGAACCGTGGCATCACGTCAGTTGTGAATAAAATCAACATAATTGATAGTGCATACAGAAACTTTCAGATGGAAGTGCTTGCAGGAGAGAACAATATGGTTGCAAAG GTTAAAGAAAACAACATCAGATATGAGTTTGATTTTTCCAAAGTATACTGGAATTCTCGTCTTAGCACAGAACATGAACGAATTGTTGGACTGCTAAAGCCAAGTGACATTCTGTTTGATGTCTTTGCCGGGGTTGGGCCTTTTGCCATACCTGCtgctaaaaaaaaatgcacagtGTTTGCCAATGACCTTAATCCAGAGTCTTACAAATGGCTGTTGCACAATTGCAAATTAAATAAAGTAGACAAGAAAATTCAGATATTCAACATGGATGGTAGGGAATTTCTGATGGGAACAGTGAAAGAAGAGTTAACCAAGCACCTGGCACATTCGTCTAATGAGGAAGAAAAGGCCCTGCATATTGTCATGAATTTACCTGCCATGGCTGTTGAATTTCTGGATGCTTTGAAACAACTTTTGACTGAAGCCCCTGGCAGCAGTGCCATCCTTCCTACTGTGCACTGTTACAGCTTTTCCAAAACCGACAATCCTGCAGCAGATGTGAGGCACAGGGTAGAAGCTGTCCTAGGAGCCTCTTTAGAAGGACATTGCTCTGTTCACTGGGTGAGGAACGTTGCACCGTATAAAGAACTGATGTGTCTTAGCTTTCAGGTCCCAGCCAATGTGCTGTATAGGAATTATGCAACAAGTCAAG AGCATTCTGATGAACCACTACCGAAACGTCCTCGAACACTTGAAGAGTTTTCTGCAGAGAAAAACTGA
- the TRMT5 gene encoding tRNA (guanine(37)-N1)-methyltransferase isoform X1: MTKAQGSTILVLVYWLQLRHVYGSCVNLLKAQNYRRTISNAAFPLLEAEGTHNFCKLSRHFMVFRRDKFTTMSEVMEDKGDYELYSPNPEVRGMTTLDRAAFRKVISVPVLQVKKEKVNIGMFLKSLKHRLIKRPGLKRVLQDQSDEGSILVLLDPWQILSGNSFDESDRTVLKQFEVSPHVLQHDLELTYENYNTEEILSAVLPEGQAVTTAFSRVGHICHINLRDHQLPFKTLIGQVIIDKNRGITSVVNKINIIDSAYRNFQMEVLAGENNMVAKVKENNIRYEFDFSKVYWNSRLSTEHERIVGLLKPSDILFDVFAGVGPFAIPAAKKKCTVFANDLNPESYKWLLHNCKLNKVDKKIQIFNMDGREFLMGTVKEELTKHLAHSSNEEEKALHIVMNLPAMAVEFLDALKQLLTEAPGSSAILPTVHCYSFSKTDNPAADVRHRVEAVLGASLEGHCSVHWVRNVAPYKELMCLSFQVPANVLYRNYATSQEHSDEPLPKRPRTLEEFSAEKN, translated from the exons ATGACGAAAGCACAGGGCTCGACCATTCTGGTCCTCGTTTACTG GTTACAGCTGCGGCATGTCTATGGATCCTGTGTTAATTTGTTGAAGGCTCAGAATTATAGAAGAACTATATCAAACGCCGCATTTCCTCTCCTTGAAGCAGAAGGGACACATAATTTCTGCAAGCTGTCTAGACATTTTATGGTTTTTCGTAGAGACAAGTTCACAACCATGTCAGAAGTAATGGAGGATAAAGGTGACTATGAGCTGTATTCACCAAATCCTGAAGTCCGTGGAATGACTACACTTGACAGGGCTGCATTCAGAAAAGTTATTTCTGTTCCAGTGCTCCAAGTGAAAAAGGAAAAAGTAAATATTGGTATGTTTTTAAAATCTCTAAAACATCGATTGATAAAACGACCAGGCCTGAAACGTGTGCTTCAGGATCAGTCGGATGAAGGCAGTATTCTGGTTCTGTTGGATCCTTGGCAAATATTATCTGGAAACTCATTTGATGAATCAGATCGTACTGTGTTAAAGCAGTTTGAAGTTAGCCCACATGTTTTGCAGCATGATTTAGAGTTAACGTATGAGAATTACAATACTGAGGAAATCTTAAGCGCAGTTTTACCAGAAGGCCAAGCTGTGACCACCGCATTCAGCAGAGTTGGACATATTTGCCATATTAACCTTAGAGACCATCAGCTACCATTCAAAACACTGATTG GTCAAGTTATAATTGATAAGAACCGTGGCATCACGTCAGTTGTGAATAAAATCAACATAATTGATAGTGCATACAGAAACTTTCAGATGGAAGTGCTTGCAGGAGAGAACAATATGGTTGCAAAG GTTAAAGAAAACAACATCAGATATGAGTTTGATTTTTCCAAAGTATACTGGAATTCTCGTCTTAGCACAGAACATGAACGAATTGTTGGACTGCTAAAGCCAAGTGACATTCTGTTTGATGTCTTTGCCGGGGTTGGGCCTTTTGCCATACCTGCtgctaaaaaaaaatgcacagtGTTTGCCAATGACCTTAATCCAGAGTCTTACAAATGGCTGTTGCACAATTGCAAATTAAATAAAGTAGACAAGAAAATTCAGATATTCAACATGGATGGTAGGGAATTTCTGATGGGAACAGTGAAAGAAGAGTTAACCAAGCACCTGGCACATTCGTCTAATGAGGAAGAAAAGGCCCTGCATATTGTCATGAATTTACCTGCCATGGCTGTTGAATTTCTGGATGCTTTGAAACAACTTTTGACTGAAGCCCCTGGCAGCAGTGCCATCCTTCCTACTGTGCACTGTTACAGCTTTTCCAAAACCGACAATCCTGCAGCAGATGTGAGGCACAGGGTAGAAGCTGTCCTAGGAGCCTCTTTAGAAGGACATTGCTCTGTTCACTGGGTGAGGAACGTTGCACCGTATAAAGAACTGATGTGTCTTAGCTTTCAGGTCCCAGCCAATGTGCTGTATAGGAATTATGCAACAAGTCAAG AGCATTCTGATGAACCACTACCGAAACGTCCTCGAACACTTGAAGAGTTTTCTGCAGAGAAAAACTGA
- the TRMT5 gene encoding tRNA (guanine(37)-N1)-methyltransferase isoform X2, giving the protein MQPFRRSNLLQLRHVYGSCVNLLKAQNYRRTISNAAFPLLEAEGTHNFCKLSRHFMVFRRDKFTTMSEVMEDKGDYELYSPNPEVRGMTTLDRAAFRKVISVPVLQVKKEKVNIGMFLKSLKHRLIKRPGLKRVLQDQSDEGSILVLLDPWQILSGNSFDESDRTVLKQFEVSPHVLQHDLELTYENYNTEEILSAVLPEGQAVTTAFSRVGHICHINLRDHQLPFKTLIGQVIIDKNRGITSVVNKINIIDSAYRNFQMEVLAGENNMVAKVKENNIRYEFDFSKVYWNSRLSTEHERIVGLLKPSDILFDVFAGVGPFAIPAAKKKCTVFANDLNPESYKWLLHNCKLNKVDKKIQIFNMDGREFLMGTVKEELTKHLAHSSNEEEKALHIVMNLPAMAVEFLDALKQLLTEAPGSSAILPTVHCYSFSKTDNPAADVRHRVEAVLGASLEGHCSVHWVRNVAPYKELMCLSFQVPANVLYRNYATSQEHSDEPLPKRPRTLEEFSAEKN; this is encoded by the exons ATGCAGCCATTTCGAAGAAGCAACCT GTTACAGCTGCGGCATGTCTATGGATCCTGTGTTAATTTGTTGAAGGCTCAGAATTATAGAAGAACTATATCAAACGCCGCATTTCCTCTCCTTGAAGCAGAAGGGACACATAATTTCTGCAAGCTGTCTAGACATTTTATGGTTTTTCGTAGAGACAAGTTCACAACCATGTCAGAAGTAATGGAGGATAAAGGTGACTATGAGCTGTATTCACCAAATCCTGAAGTCCGTGGAATGACTACACTTGACAGGGCTGCATTCAGAAAAGTTATTTCTGTTCCAGTGCTCCAAGTGAAAAAGGAAAAAGTAAATATTGGTATGTTTTTAAAATCTCTAAAACATCGATTGATAAAACGACCAGGCCTGAAACGTGTGCTTCAGGATCAGTCGGATGAAGGCAGTATTCTGGTTCTGTTGGATCCTTGGCAAATATTATCTGGAAACTCATTTGATGAATCAGATCGTACTGTGTTAAAGCAGTTTGAAGTTAGCCCACATGTTTTGCAGCATGATTTAGAGTTAACGTATGAGAATTACAATACTGAGGAAATCTTAAGCGCAGTTTTACCAGAAGGCCAAGCTGTGACCACCGCATTCAGCAGAGTTGGACATATTTGCCATATTAACCTTAGAGACCATCAGCTACCATTCAAAACACTGATTG GTCAAGTTATAATTGATAAGAACCGTGGCATCACGTCAGTTGTGAATAAAATCAACATAATTGATAGTGCATACAGAAACTTTCAGATGGAAGTGCTTGCAGGAGAGAACAATATGGTTGCAAAG GTTAAAGAAAACAACATCAGATATGAGTTTGATTTTTCCAAAGTATACTGGAATTCTCGTCTTAGCACAGAACATGAACGAATTGTTGGACTGCTAAAGCCAAGTGACATTCTGTTTGATGTCTTTGCCGGGGTTGGGCCTTTTGCCATACCTGCtgctaaaaaaaaatgcacagtGTTTGCCAATGACCTTAATCCAGAGTCTTACAAATGGCTGTTGCACAATTGCAAATTAAATAAAGTAGACAAGAAAATTCAGATATTCAACATGGATGGTAGGGAATTTCTGATGGGAACAGTGAAAGAAGAGTTAACCAAGCACCTGGCACATTCGTCTAATGAGGAAGAAAAGGCCCTGCATATTGTCATGAATTTACCTGCCATGGCTGTTGAATTTCTGGATGCTTTGAAACAACTTTTGACTGAAGCCCCTGGCAGCAGTGCCATCCTTCCTACTGTGCACTGTTACAGCTTTTCCAAAACCGACAATCCTGCAGCAGATGTGAGGCACAGGGTAGAAGCTGTCCTAGGAGCCTCTTTAGAAGGACATTGCTCTGTTCACTGGGTGAGGAACGTTGCACCGTATAAAGAACTGATGTGTCTTAGCTTTCAGGTCCCAGCCAATGTGCTGTATAGGAATTATGCAACAAGTCAAG AGCATTCTGATGAACCACTACCGAAACGTCCTCGAACACTTGAAGAGTTTTCTGCAGAGAAAAACTGA